Proteins co-encoded in one Papaver somniferum cultivar HN1 chromosome 5, ASM357369v1, whole genome shotgun sequence genomic window:
- the LOC113282983 gene encoding ribosome biogenesis protein BMS1 homolog has protein sequence MYRKSQIHKLARFISDMKLPPLSWRATHPYVLVDHFEDYYSPPERVHMDKKCVRNITLDGYLRGCDIKKGTKCEV, from the exons AT GTACCGGAAATCTCAAATTCACAAACTAGCAAGATTTATATCAGATATGAAATTACCTCCCTTGTCATGGCGAGCTACGCATCCTTATGTGCTGgtagatcattttgaagattattaCTCTCCACCAGAAAGAGTGCACATGGACAAAAAATGCGTTAGAAATATAACTTTGGATGGCTATCTTCGAGGTTGTGATATTAAGAAAGGAACTAAG TGCGAGGTTTGA